The proteins below are encoded in one region of Cololabis saira isolate AMF1-May2022 chromosome 21, fColSai1.1, whole genome shotgun sequence:
- the ddx42 gene encoding ATP-dependent RNA helicase DDX42 isoform X2, with amino-acid sequence MAENPTAGLTLEEEDENIEYDSDGNPLPSTTKKIILPLPPIDHSEIDYPPFEKNFYNEHEELSCLNGTQMLELRHKLNLRVSGAAPPKPCTSFAHFGFDEQLMHQIRKSEYTQPTPIQCQGVPIALSGRDMIGIAKTGSGKTAAFIWPMLVHIMDQKELEAGEGPIAIIVCPTRELCQQIHAECKRFGKAYSLRSVAVYGGGSMWEQAKALQEGAEIVVCTPGRLIDHVKKKATSLQRVSYLVFDEADRMFDMGFEYQVRSIASHVRPDRQTLLFSATFRKKIERLARDILVDPIRVVQGDIGEANEDVTQVVELLLSGSDKWNWLTRRLVEFTSTGSVLIFVTKKANSEELANNLIQEGYSLGLLHGDMDQSERNKVISDFKKKNLPVLVATDVAARGLDIPSIRTVVNYDVARDIDTHTHRIGRTGRAGEKGVAYTLLTNKDTTFAGDLVRNLEGANQAVNKEIMDLAMQNPWFRKSRFKGGKGKKMNIGGGGLGYKERPGLGSDTSERSSFSSSTSSYESYTKPTTGAMGDRMSALKQAFQAQYKSHFVAASSGPPKLSAKSSSTSGWTSAGSLSSVPTEAANGSERSKGDMFSMAGFMSAGSLSSVPVVPTSVPHTSPPPPAPPSPKESSRDRHGDDRGRHEDHRHSVRSDRHSGEDRHGDRDRRGDRDRDRDRHSDRDRHGDRDRHGDRDRQSSSSSSSSRHGDARNGDGSKRDRDDSRGDRDGGDRGSREGRDRGDDSFAVPDPPKRRKSRWDN; translated from the exons ATGGCAGAGAATCCCACAGCTGGCTTGACCCTAGAAGAAGAGGATGAAAACATTGAGTATGACAGTGATGGGAACCCGCTTCCCTCCACAACTAAGAAAATCATCCTGCCGCTTCCTCCTATCGACCACTCAGAG ATAGATTACCCACCCTTTGAGAAAAACTTTTACAACGAGCATGAGGAGCTCAGTTGTCTTAATGGCACTCAAATGTTGGAGTTGAGGCACAAGCTGAACTTGCGA GTATCTGGTGCTGCCCCTCCAAAACCTTGCACCAGCTTTGCCCACTTTGGTTTTGATGAGCAGCTGATGCACCAAATTCGGAAGTCAGAGTACACTCAGCCCACACCAATTCAGTGCCAG GGTGTTCCAATTGCTCTGTCTGGACGTGACATGATTGGCATTGCAAAAACTGGCAGTGGCAAAACGGCAGCTTTTATTTGGCCAATGCTGGTTCATATCATGGATCAGAAGGAGCTGGAAGCTGGAGAAGGGCCCATTGCTATCATTGTGTGCCCTACAAGAGAGCTTTGCCAGCAG ATACACGCAGAATGCAAGCGTTTCGGGAAAGCCTACTCGCTGCGTTCCGTGGCCGTCTATGGAGGAGGCAGCATGTGGGAGCAGGCCAAGGCTCTGCAGGAGGGAGCAGAGATTGTAGTGTGCACTCCT GGCCGTTTGATTGACCACGTTAAAAAGAAGGCCACGTCTCTGCAGCGAGTGTCCTATCTGGTGTTTGATGAGGCAGATCGCATGTTTGACATGGGCTTTG AATATCAAGTTAGATCTATTGCCAGTCATGTTCGTCCAGACCGGCAGA CTCTTCTGTTTAGCGCTACCTTTCGGAAGAAAATTGAGAGGTTGGCAAGAGACATACTGGTCGATCCTATTCGTGTGGTGCAAGGAGACATTGGAGAG GCCAATGAAGATGTGACTCAagtggtggagctgctgctcagcGGATCAGATAAGTGGAACTGGCTGACCCGGCGGCTGGTCGAGTTCACCTCCACTGGCTCGGTGCTCATTTTTGTCACCAAGAAGGCCAACAGTGAGGAACTGGCTAATAACCTGATACAGGAGGGTTACAGCCTGGGCCTCCTGCATGGAGACATGGATCAGAGTGAGAGGAACAAGGTCATCAGCGACTTCAAGAAGAAGAACTTGCCTGTGCTGGTGGCCACCGACGTAGCCG CTCGTGGTCTGGACATCCCGTCCATTCGCACGGTAGTGAACTACGACGTGGCACGAGACATCGACACGCACACTCACAGGATCGGTCGTACGGGTCGTGCCGGAGAAAAGGGCGTCGCCTACACCCTCCTCACCAACAAAGACACCACATTCGCTGGAGACCTGGTCAGGAATTTGGAGGGGGCTAATCAAGCCGTTAACAAAGAAATCATGGATTTAGCCATGCAG AATCCCTGGTTCAGGAAATCCCGATTCAAGGGTGGCAAAGGGAAGAAGATGAACATTGGTGGAGGTGGTCTTGGTTACAAAGAGAGACCAGGCCTGGGGTCCGATACCTCT GAACGAAGCAGCTTCTCTTCTTCCACCAGTAGCTATGAAAGTTATACCAAGCCAACTACTGGGGCAATGGGGGATCGTATGTCTGCACTGAAACAAGCCTTCCAG gCTCAGTATAAGAGCCACTTTGTGGCTGCGTCCAGTGGCCCTCCGAAGCTCAGTGCCAAGTCCAGCAGCACCTCTGGCTGGACGAGTGCCGGCAGCCTGAGCTCTGTACCGACAGAGGCTGCCAATGGTTCAGAACGGTCTAAGGGAGATATGTTCTCAATGGCGGGTTTCATGAGCGCCGGCTCGCTGAGCTCCGTGCCCGTCGTTCCAACGAGCGTGCCGCACACTAGCCCTCCTCCACCTGCACCTCCCTCCCCGAAAGAGAGCTCACGGGACAGACACGGGGACGACCGCGGCCGCCACGAAGACCATCGCCACAGCGTCAGGAGCGATCGGCATAGTGGCGAGGATCGCCACGGAGACCGGGACCGGCGTGGAGATAGAGATAGAGATCGGGATCGCCACAGCGATCGAGACCGCCACGGGGATCGGGATCGTCACGGGGATCGGGATCgccaaagcagcagcagcagcagcagcagccgccacGGCGATGCCCGTAACGGTGACGGAAGCAAGAGGGACAGAGATGACTCGAGGGGTGATAGGGATGGTGGAGACAGGGGGAGTAGAGAGGGAAGGGACAGAGGAGATGATAGCTTTGCTGTTCCCGACCCACCAAAACGTAGAAAGAGCAGATGGGACAACTAA
- the ddx42 gene encoding ATP-dependent RNA helicase DDX42 isoform X1 has protein sequence MNWSKGGPGTKRGFGFGGFSLAGKKEEPSVPQKSVTTFGPPGSSGGYGQSQQLPSFYKIGSKRSNFDEENAYFEDDEEESSSNVDLPYIPAENSPTRQQMQSGGGSDSEDDPLDAFMAEVENQAAKDMRKLEEKEKKSDKGIRDDIEEEDEQEAYFRYMAENPTAGLTLEEEDENIEYDSDGNPLPSTTKKIILPLPPIDHSEIDYPPFEKNFYNEHEELSCLNGTQMLELRHKLNLRVSGAAPPKPCTSFAHFGFDEQLMHQIRKSEYTQPTPIQCQGVPIALSGRDMIGIAKTGSGKTAAFIWPMLVHIMDQKELEAGEGPIAIIVCPTRELCQQIHAECKRFGKAYSLRSVAVYGGGSMWEQAKALQEGAEIVVCTPGRLIDHVKKKATSLQRVSYLVFDEADRMFDMGFEYQVRSIASHVRPDRQTLLFSATFRKKIERLARDILVDPIRVVQGDIGEANEDVTQVVELLLSGSDKWNWLTRRLVEFTSTGSVLIFVTKKANSEELANNLIQEGYSLGLLHGDMDQSERNKVISDFKKKNLPVLVATDVAARGLDIPSIRTVVNYDVARDIDTHTHRIGRTGRAGEKGVAYTLLTNKDTTFAGDLVRNLEGANQAVNKEIMDLAMQNPWFRKSRFKGGKGKKMNIGGGGLGYKERPGLGSDTSERSSFSSSTSSYESYTKPTTGAMGDRMSALKQAFQAQYKSHFVAASSGPPKLSAKSSSTSGWTSAGSLSSVPTEAANGSERSKGDMFSMAGFMSAGSLSSVPVVPTSVPHTSPPPPAPPSPKESSRDRHGDDRGRHEDHRHSVRSDRHSGEDRHGDRDRRGDRDRDRDRHSDRDRHGDRDRHGDRDRQSSSSSSSSRHGDARNGDGSKRDRDDSRGDRDGGDRGSREGRDRGDDSFAVPDPPKRRKSRWDN, from the exons ATGAACTGGAGTAAAGGTGGTCCGGGTACGAAGCGAGGATTTGGCTTTGGAGGATTTTCtcttgcaggaaaaaaagaggagccTTCTGTTCCTCAGAAATCAGTCACAACATTTGGTCCCCCTGGATCAAGTGGAGGATATGGGCAGAGCCAGCAGCTCCCATCATTCTATAAAATAGGGTCCAAAAGATCTAACTTTGATGAGGAAAATGC ATAttttgaagatgatgaagaggagTCCAGCAGCAACGTGGATCTGCCATATATTCCAGCTGAGAACTCGCCCACAAGGCAGCAGATGCAGTCGGGCGGTGGCTCAGATAGCGAAGATGACCCGCTGGATGCTTTCATGGCAGAGGTTGAG aaCCAAGCAGCTAAAGACATGAGAAAActagaagagaaagaaaagaagtcaGATAA GGGAATTCGTGATGACattgaagaagaagatgaacaa GAAGCTTACTTCCGCTACATGGCAGAGAATCCCACAGCTGGCTTGACCCTAGAAGAAGAGGATGAAAACATTGAGTATGACAGTGATGGGAACCCGCTTCCCTCCACAACTAAGAAAATCATCCTGCCGCTTCCTCCTATCGACCACTCAGAG ATAGATTACCCACCCTTTGAGAAAAACTTTTACAACGAGCATGAGGAGCTCAGTTGTCTTAATGGCACTCAAATGTTGGAGTTGAGGCACAAGCTGAACTTGCGA GTATCTGGTGCTGCCCCTCCAAAACCTTGCACCAGCTTTGCCCACTTTGGTTTTGATGAGCAGCTGATGCACCAAATTCGGAAGTCAGAGTACACTCAGCCCACACCAATTCAGTGCCAG GGTGTTCCAATTGCTCTGTCTGGACGTGACATGATTGGCATTGCAAAAACTGGCAGTGGCAAAACGGCAGCTTTTATTTGGCCAATGCTGGTTCATATCATGGATCAGAAGGAGCTGGAAGCTGGAGAAGGGCCCATTGCTATCATTGTGTGCCCTACAAGAGAGCTTTGCCAGCAG ATACACGCAGAATGCAAGCGTTTCGGGAAAGCCTACTCGCTGCGTTCCGTGGCCGTCTATGGAGGAGGCAGCATGTGGGAGCAGGCCAAGGCTCTGCAGGAGGGAGCAGAGATTGTAGTGTGCACTCCT GGCCGTTTGATTGACCACGTTAAAAAGAAGGCCACGTCTCTGCAGCGAGTGTCCTATCTGGTGTTTGATGAGGCAGATCGCATGTTTGACATGGGCTTTG AATATCAAGTTAGATCTATTGCCAGTCATGTTCGTCCAGACCGGCAGA CTCTTCTGTTTAGCGCTACCTTTCGGAAGAAAATTGAGAGGTTGGCAAGAGACATACTGGTCGATCCTATTCGTGTGGTGCAAGGAGACATTGGAGAG GCCAATGAAGATGTGACTCAagtggtggagctgctgctcagcGGATCAGATAAGTGGAACTGGCTGACCCGGCGGCTGGTCGAGTTCACCTCCACTGGCTCGGTGCTCATTTTTGTCACCAAGAAGGCCAACAGTGAGGAACTGGCTAATAACCTGATACAGGAGGGTTACAGCCTGGGCCTCCTGCATGGAGACATGGATCAGAGTGAGAGGAACAAGGTCATCAGCGACTTCAAGAAGAAGAACTTGCCTGTGCTGGTGGCCACCGACGTAGCCG CTCGTGGTCTGGACATCCCGTCCATTCGCACGGTAGTGAACTACGACGTGGCACGAGACATCGACACGCACACTCACAGGATCGGTCGTACGGGTCGTGCCGGAGAAAAGGGCGTCGCCTACACCCTCCTCACCAACAAAGACACCACATTCGCTGGAGACCTGGTCAGGAATTTGGAGGGGGCTAATCAAGCCGTTAACAAAGAAATCATGGATTTAGCCATGCAG AATCCCTGGTTCAGGAAATCCCGATTCAAGGGTGGCAAAGGGAAGAAGATGAACATTGGTGGAGGTGGTCTTGGTTACAAAGAGAGACCAGGCCTGGGGTCCGATACCTCT GAACGAAGCAGCTTCTCTTCTTCCACCAGTAGCTATGAAAGTTATACCAAGCCAACTACTGGGGCAATGGGGGATCGTATGTCTGCACTGAAACAAGCCTTCCAG gCTCAGTATAAGAGCCACTTTGTGGCTGCGTCCAGTGGCCCTCCGAAGCTCAGTGCCAAGTCCAGCAGCACCTCTGGCTGGACGAGTGCCGGCAGCCTGAGCTCTGTACCGACAGAGGCTGCCAATGGTTCAGAACGGTCTAAGGGAGATATGTTCTCAATGGCGGGTTTCATGAGCGCCGGCTCGCTGAGCTCCGTGCCCGTCGTTCCAACGAGCGTGCCGCACACTAGCCCTCCTCCACCTGCACCTCCCTCCCCGAAAGAGAGCTCACGGGACAGACACGGGGACGACCGCGGCCGCCACGAAGACCATCGCCACAGCGTCAGGAGCGATCGGCATAGTGGCGAGGATCGCCACGGAGACCGGGACCGGCGTGGAGATAGAGATAGAGATCGGGATCGCCACAGCGATCGAGACCGCCACGGGGATCGGGATCGTCACGGGGATCGGGATCgccaaagcagcagcagcagcagcagcagccgccacGGCGATGCCCGTAACGGTGACGGAAGCAAGAGGGACAGAGATGACTCGAGGGGTGATAGGGATGGTGGAGACAGGGGGAGTAGAGAGGGAAGGGACAGAGGAGATGATAGCTTTGCTGTTCCCGACCCACCAAAACGTAGAAAGAGCAGATGGGACAACTAA
- the strada gene encoding STE20-related kinase adapter protein alpha isoform X2, whose protein sequence is MSFLVHEDSHESLSSLPRPDSMGSFLPDSSSYELLTVIGRGLDDLMTVNLARYRPTGNHVAIRRIDLESCTNDMVAYLQGELHVSKLFHHSSILPYKSIFIAENELWVITPFMAYGSARDLICTHFTDGMSELTIAYILLGMLKALEYIHHMGYVHRSVKASHVLISGDGQVCMSGLRSIFSLIRHGQRAKVVHDFPQYSVKVLPWLSPEVLQQNLQGYDFRSDIYSLGITACELANGHVPFKDMPATQMLLEKLNGTVPCLLDTTTIPPEELSLKPSRSGADSGICEGPGPAGGRHSNGEASSSSGGHPYNRTFSPQFHNFVELCLQRDPEKRPSANTLSSHPFFKQIKRRASEALPELLQPVSPITCSESSQLQDSHSGLASLESGLSHLDVDDWDF, encoded by the exons ATGTCTTTTCTT GTCCACGAGGACAGTCATGAGAGTCTGAGCTCCCTCCCCCGTCCAGACAGCATGGGCAGCTTCCTCCCCGACAGCAGCTCATACGAGCTCCTCACTGTTATCG GGAGGGGCCTGGATGACTTGATGACTGTGAACCTGGCTCGATACAGACCTACCGGGAACCACGTGGCCATTCGACGGATTGATTTGGAGTCGTGCACTAACGACATGGTTGCCTACCTGCAG GGTGAATTACACGTTTCAAAGTTGTTTCATCACTCCAGTATTCTACCATACAAGAGCATCTTCATAGCTGAAAATGAGTTGTGGGTCATCACACCGTTCATGGCCTATG GGTCAGCCAGAGATCTCATCTGCACACATTTTACTGATGGTATGAGTGAGCTGACTATTGCCTACATTCTGCTGGGGATGCTTAAAGCTCTTGAATACATCCACCACATGGGATATGTGCACCG GAGTGTGAAGGCCAGCCACGTTTTGATCTCTGGAGATGGGCAGGTGTGCATGTCTGGTTTGCGCAGCATCTTCAGTCTGATCCGTCACGGCCAGAGGGCCAAAGTGGTCCACGACTTCCCCCAGTACAGCGTGAAAGTGCTGCCGTGGCTCAGCCCTGAAGTGCTTCAACAG AATTTGCAGGGATATGACTTTCGATCAGACATCTACAGCCTTGGTATAACAGCCTGTGAATTGGCCAATGGACACGTCCCTTTCAAAGACATGCCAGCCACACAG ATGCTGTTGGAAAAGCTAAATGGGACAGTTCCATGTTTGCTCGACACCACCACAATCCCCCCAGAGGAACTGTCTCTGAAACCGTCCCGCTCCGGTGCCGACTCCGGGATCTGTGAGGGACCgggaccagcagggggccgacaCTCCAACGGAGAGGCGTCCTCGTCGTCGGGGGGACACCCCTACAACCGGACGTTCTCCCCACAATTCCACAACTTTGTTGAACTGTGTCTGCAACGAGACCCAGAGAAGAG GCCATCCGCCAACACTCTTTCTAGCCATCCCTTCTTCAAGCAG ATTAAGCGCCGGGCATCAGAGGCGCTgccagagctgctgcagccggTGTCGCCCATCACGTGCTCGGAGAGCTCCCAGCTGCAGGACTCTCACTCTGGACTAGCCAGTCTGGAATCAGGTCTCAGCCACCTGGATGTGGATGACTGGGACTTTTGA
- the strada gene encoding STE20-related kinase adapter protein alpha isoform X1 has translation MSFLRWVSEKLSVESLRDLELFGEQAQGLSHRKVHEDSHESLSSLPRPDSMGSFLPDSSSYELLTVIGRGLDDLMTVNLARYRPTGNHVAIRRIDLESCTNDMVAYLQGELHVSKLFHHSSILPYKSIFIAENELWVITPFMAYGSARDLICTHFTDGMSELTIAYILLGMLKALEYIHHMGYVHRSVKASHVLISGDGQVCMSGLRSIFSLIRHGQRAKVVHDFPQYSVKVLPWLSPEVLQQNLQGYDFRSDIYSLGITACELANGHVPFKDMPATQMLLEKLNGTVPCLLDTTTIPPEELSLKPSRSGADSGICEGPGPAGGRHSNGEASSSSGGHPYNRTFSPQFHNFVELCLQRDPEKRPSANTLSSHPFFKQIKRRASEALPELLQPVSPITCSESSQLQDSHSGLASLESGLSHLDVDDWDF, from the exons ATGTCTTTTCTT CGTTGGGTATCTGAGAAATTGAGTGTGGAGAGCCTGCGGGATTTGGAGTTATTTGGAG AGCAAGCTCAGGGACTCTCACACAGGAAA GTCCACGAGGACAGTCATGAGAGTCTGAGCTCCCTCCCCCGTCCAGACAGCATGGGCAGCTTCCTCCCCGACAGCAGCTCATACGAGCTCCTCACTGTTATCG GGAGGGGCCTGGATGACTTGATGACTGTGAACCTGGCTCGATACAGACCTACCGGGAACCACGTGGCCATTCGACGGATTGATTTGGAGTCGTGCACTAACGACATGGTTGCCTACCTGCAG GGTGAATTACACGTTTCAAAGTTGTTTCATCACTCCAGTATTCTACCATACAAGAGCATCTTCATAGCTGAAAATGAGTTGTGGGTCATCACACCGTTCATGGCCTATG GGTCAGCCAGAGATCTCATCTGCACACATTTTACTGATGGTATGAGTGAGCTGACTATTGCCTACATTCTGCTGGGGATGCTTAAAGCTCTTGAATACATCCACCACATGGGATATGTGCACCG GAGTGTGAAGGCCAGCCACGTTTTGATCTCTGGAGATGGGCAGGTGTGCATGTCTGGTTTGCGCAGCATCTTCAGTCTGATCCGTCACGGCCAGAGGGCCAAAGTGGTCCACGACTTCCCCCAGTACAGCGTGAAAGTGCTGCCGTGGCTCAGCCCTGAAGTGCTTCAACAG AATTTGCAGGGATATGACTTTCGATCAGACATCTACAGCCTTGGTATAACAGCCTGTGAATTGGCCAATGGACACGTCCCTTTCAAAGACATGCCAGCCACACAG ATGCTGTTGGAAAAGCTAAATGGGACAGTTCCATGTTTGCTCGACACCACCACAATCCCCCCAGAGGAACTGTCTCTGAAACCGTCCCGCTCCGGTGCCGACTCCGGGATCTGTGAGGGACCgggaccagcagggggccgacaCTCCAACGGAGAGGCGTCCTCGTCGTCGGGGGGACACCCCTACAACCGGACGTTCTCCCCACAATTCCACAACTTTGTTGAACTGTGTCTGCAACGAGACCCAGAGAAGAG GCCATCCGCCAACACTCTTTCTAGCCATCCCTTCTTCAAGCAG ATTAAGCGCCGGGCATCAGAGGCGCTgccagagctgctgcagccggTGTCGCCCATCACGTGCTCGGAGAGCTCCCAGCTGCAGGACTCTCACTCTGGACTAGCCAGTCTGGAATCAGGTCTCAGCCACCTGGATGTGGATGACTGGGACTTTTGA
- the strada gene encoding STE20-related kinase adapter protein alpha isoform X3, with translation MGSFLPDSSSYELLTVIGRGLDDLMTVNLARYRPTGNHVAIRRIDLESCTNDMVAYLQGELHVSKLFHHSSILPYKSIFIAENELWVITPFMAYGSARDLICTHFTDGMSELTIAYILLGMLKALEYIHHMGYVHRSVKASHVLISGDGQVCMSGLRSIFSLIRHGQRAKVVHDFPQYSVKVLPWLSPEVLQQNLQGYDFRSDIYSLGITACELANGHVPFKDMPATQMLLEKLNGTVPCLLDTTTIPPEELSLKPSRSGADSGICEGPGPAGGRHSNGEASSSSGGHPYNRTFSPQFHNFVELCLQRDPEKRPSANTLSSHPFFKQIKRRASEALPELLQPVSPITCSESSQLQDSHSGLASLESGLSHLDVDDWDF, from the exons ATGGGCAGCTTCCTCCCCGACAGCAGCTCATACGAGCTCCTCACTGTTATCG GGAGGGGCCTGGATGACTTGATGACTGTGAACCTGGCTCGATACAGACCTACCGGGAACCACGTGGCCATTCGACGGATTGATTTGGAGTCGTGCACTAACGACATGGTTGCCTACCTGCAG GGTGAATTACACGTTTCAAAGTTGTTTCATCACTCCAGTATTCTACCATACAAGAGCATCTTCATAGCTGAAAATGAGTTGTGGGTCATCACACCGTTCATGGCCTATG GGTCAGCCAGAGATCTCATCTGCACACATTTTACTGATGGTATGAGTGAGCTGACTATTGCCTACATTCTGCTGGGGATGCTTAAAGCTCTTGAATACATCCACCACATGGGATATGTGCACCG GAGTGTGAAGGCCAGCCACGTTTTGATCTCTGGAGATGGGCAGGTGTGCATGTCTGGTTTGCGCAGCATCTTCAGTCTGATCCGTCACGGCCAGAGGGCCAAAGTGGTCCACGACTTCCCCCAGTACAGCGTGAAAGTGCTGCCGTGGCTCAGCCCTGAAGTGCTTCAACAG AATTTGCAGGGATATGACTTTCGATCAGACATCTACAGCCTTGGTATAACAGCCTGTGAATTGGCCAATGGACACGTCCCTTTCAAAGACATGCCAGCCACACAG ATGCTGTTGGAAAAGCTAAATGGGACAGTTCCATGTTTGCTCGACACCACCACAATCCCCCCAGAGGAACTGTCTCTGAAACCGTCCCGCTCCGGTGCCGACTCCGGGATCTGTGAGGGACCgggaccagcagggggccgacaCTCCAACGGAGAGGCGTCCTCGTCGTCGGGGGGACACCCCTACAACCGGACGTTCTCCCCACAATTCCACAACTTTGTTGAACTGTGTCTGCAACGAGACCCAGAGAAGAG GCCATCCGCCAACACTCTTTCTAGCCATCCCTTCTTCAAGCAG ATTAAGCGCCGGGCATCAGAGGCGCTgccagagctgctgcagccggTGTCGCCCATCACGTGCTCGGAGAGCTCCCAGCTGCAGGACTCTCACTCTGGACTAGCCAGTCTGGAATCAGGTCTCAGCCACCTGGATGTGGATGACTGGGACTTTTGA
- the rnf113a gene encoding E3 ubiquitin-protein ligase RNF113A → MAESEEKKPACTFLFKKSTKKFSGRKRKASNSDKEDISDEDQSAVVRKEKKDGRVNPMIQKSKKVEKDTVSSSESEDEKKDKNITVSYKSTRSAKPQGPDDMGATATYQLDTEKDNDAQAIFERSQKIQDELEGKEDDKIYRGINNYQKFIKPKDTSMGNASSGMVRKGPIRAPEHLRATVRWDYQPDICKDYKETGFCGFGDSCKFLHDRSDYKHGWQIERELEEGRYGANDEENYEVSSDDEDLPFKCFICRESFKNPIITKCKHYFCEVCALQHYRRSKRCYVCNTQTNGVFNPAKELMAKLEKHNALTDQPPSDEED, encoded by the exons ATGGCGGAGTCGGAGGAGAAGAAACCAGCTTGTACGTTTCTGTTCAAAAAATCCACCAAAAAATTCTCCGGGcggaaaagaaaagcaagtaaCAGCGATAAAG AGGACATCAGTGATGAGGACCAGAGCGCTGTggtcagaaaagaaaagaaagatgggCGAGTGAACCCCATGATtcaaaag agtaaaaaagtggaaaaagacACCGTGTCTTCTAGTGAAAGTGAAgatgagaaaaaagacaagaacaTCACAGTTTCTTACAAGTCTACACGGTCAGCG AAACCACAGGGACCCGATGACATGGGTGCGACTGCTACATATCAGCTGGACACAGAGAAAGACAACGATGCTCAGGCCATTTTTGAGAGGAGTCAGAAAATCCAAGAT GAGTTAGAAGGTAAAGAAGATGATAAAATATACCGTGGGATCAACAACTACCAAAAATTCATCAAGCCTAAAGATACCAGCATGGGCAATGCCTCCTCTGGCATGGTCAG AAAGGGACCAATTCGAGCCCCTGAACACCTGAGAGCTACAGTCCGGTGGGACTATCAGCCAGATATCTGCAAAGACTACAAGGAGACTGGTTTCTGTGGTTTTGGAG ACAGCTGCAAGTTCCTCCATGATAGATCCGACTACAAACACGGCTGGCAGATTGAGAGGGAACTGGAGGAGGGCAGATATGGAGCAAACG ACGAGGAGAACTACGAGGTGAGCAGTGATGATGAGGATTTGCCCTTCAAGTGCTTCATCTGCCGGGAATCTTTCAAGAATCCCATTATCACCAA GTGCAAGCACTATTTTTGTGAGGTCTGCGCCCTTCAGCATTATCGCAGGTCCAAGCGCTGCTATGTGTGCAATACTCAAACCAACGGAGTCTTCAACCCAGCTAAAG AATTGATGGCCAAGTTGGAGAAACACAACGCTTTAACAGATCAGCCACCATCAGATGAGGAAGATTAA